In the Flagellimonas sp. HMM57 genome, one interval contains:
- a CDS encoding leucine-rich repeat protein has product MEKQLQLIMHAIFMALTSLTAYGQNVNDQFEIDGITYEITHLIRFYSATNYNPGQVKVVSYNTSSGTEVTIPAKVNDQSIDYNDYWVTEIDDNAFEAKGLTSVDIPDKVTKIGNNAFLNNQLTEVLIPFRVNSIGASAFQGNPLETVIARSHNHPNLGNANAFSDRIQINLLVPAGRFEHYSNNGWDGFKPADPGPDPDPGTFTADGFTYAITAISQPEVEITGYDASSGTEVTIPQTVDHNDIEYKVTAIGYRAFHNKQLTKVTFMNTPSNVTSIGEDAFWQNGLTDIEIPESVTSLGQRAFGTNKDMTGVTLPSGITRIERWTFSQNDLREVTIPVNVKHIDFQAFYDNLNLATVTVRHNPPATTLHATAFNDQGDNRVKFDLVVPFDTIEVYENSAWADYANTITYGIFKQDKITYAIIDDSGEATVIYGSHLNPRILAEVDINGSSIPVTAIADNAFDTRDIQTILIPSTVKSIGARAFYSHHIFRVIVMADEPPELHDDAFLPLRRAFIEVFVPEGKEQAYIAAGWTGFKSVRTPLGKIHNNEGFIWKVTSVRPNEVELVKFVGKRLYDKPYPETLEDLFGTEGHVEIPSEISYHRNKDGNMYTVTSIGDNVFTGDGDSYGAPMNWSPTADPLKSVDIPDTVTQIGDCAFCGNELPSVVIPASVESIGKDAFSDNKLTRVEIPDGVTHIGNSAFAQNRLTRVDISGSVESIGNNAFENNELTRVEIPDGVTHIGDSAFAQNLLTEVDISGSVTSIGEHAFTDNRLTSVTTPANVRTIDGWVYGQNQLTEVTISGNVRTIDLYAFQGNPDLHLVTVEADDPPSLHELAFSNADRGQIDLVVPFGKRQEYLDNGWHGFRSISYGIFTVDNIKYGITTRTEVMVVDHTGTDTAVTIPETADNGQYIYDVTAIGEGAFQNKGLTHVGIPSSVTSIGEGAFSDNQLTAVTIPGGVESIGGRAFHNNPGLGLVEVGANDPPVLNATAFANANRHQIDLVVPTGKRQDYLDNGWNGFKSIKEEIGVSIDAPAETVNLSPFTVTFRFDLDVTGFTVDDIDLGGNATADHFTGSGSIYTVEVTPTSCNGTIAIDVPANAVDMPNSTNLRATATVTVEEDPDYLVAIARDIIVQLDADGHATILPEDVDNGSAYGCGNTPELSLDRDAFTCDDVGTPVTVTLTADHGTESATTTATVTVEEDPNYLVAIAKDITVQLDAGGRATILPEDVDDGSVYGCGNTPELSLDRDAFTCGDVRTPVTVILTANHGTESTTATALVTVEAATGSCGKSSSLVNFNRGFSPNGDGSGDTLVIEGLEKYRNNVLSIYDLSQRLLFSAHYGGPGDGWDGTHEGGTVPVGTYVCVIDYNEPGLGHEAKMIYVNY; this is encoded by the coding sequence ATGGAAAAACAACTACAATTGATAATGCACGCCATCTTTATGGCATTGACGAGCCTTACCGCTTATGGTCAAAATGTGAATGATCAATTCGAAATTGATGGCATCACATACGAAATTACCCATCTCATTCGCTTTTACAGTGCAACAAATTATAATCCAGGCCAAGTAAAGGTCGTAAGCTATAATACCAGTTCTGGAACAGAGGTGACCATCCCCGCAAAGGTTAACGACCAAAGTATCGATTACAACGATTACTGGGTGACCGAGATTGACGATAATGCTTTTGAGGCAAAAGGATTGACCAGTGTTGATATACCCGATAAGGTGACCAAGATTGGCAATAATGCTTTTTTGAACAACCAATTGACCGAAGTGCTCATACCCTTTCGTGTCAACAGTATTGGGGCTTCTGCTTTTCAAGGTAACCCGCTGGAGACCGTGATTGCAAGGTCTCACAATCACCCAAACCTGGGTAACGCAAATGCCTTTAGTGATCGTATTCAAATAAACCTTTTAGTGCCCGCAGGCAGGTTCGAACATTATTCGAATAATGGGTGGGACGGGTTCAAACCCGCTGACCCCGGCCCCGATCCCGACCCCGGCACCTTTACCGCTGATGGCTTCACATACGCAATTACGGCTATCTCTCAACCCGAAGTTGAGATCACAGGCTATGATGCCAGTTCCGGAACAGAGGTGACCATTCCCCAAACGGTGGATCACAACGACATCGAGTACAAGGTGACCGCTATTGGCTATAGAGCTTTTCATAATAAGCAATTGACCAAGGTTACTTTCATGAACACGCCAAGCAACGTCACCAGTATTGGGGAAGATGCTTTTTGGCAAAACGGTTTGACCGATATTGAGATTCCTGAAAGTGTGACCAGTCTCGGGCAACGGGCATTTGGAACTAATAAAGATATGACCGGGGTGACCCTACCGAGTGGTATCACCAGAATTGAGCGGTGGACCTTTAGCCAAAACGATTTAAGGGAGGTGACCATACCGGTCAATGTGAAACATATTGACTTCCAGGCTTTTTATGACAACCTAAACCTTGCCACTGTGACGGTCCGGCATAATCCACCAGCAACAACACTGCATGCAACCGCCTTTAACGATCAGGGCGATAATAGAGTAAAATTTGATCTTGTGGTACCCTTTGATACTATAGAAGTTTATGAAAATTCAGCCTGGGCGGACTACGCCAACACCATTACCTACGGAATCTTTAAGCAGGATAAAATTACATACGCAATTATTGACGATTCAGGGGAAGCAACGGTGATTTATGGTTCACACCTTAATCCGCGCATTCTCGCAGAGGTGGATATTAACGGGAGCTCCATTCCAGTGACCGCTATAGCGGATAATGCTTTTGATACCAGGGATATTCAAACGATTCTCATACCGTCGACCGTGAAAAGTATCGGGGCCCGGGCCTTTTATTCCCATCACATTTTCCGTGTGATAGTGATGGCCGATGAACCACCGGAGCTCCATGACGATGCCTTTCTTCCTTTACGCCGTGCCTTCATAGAAGTATTTGTGCCCGAGGGCAAGGAGCAAGCTTATATAGCTGCCGGATGGACAGGTTTCAAGTCCGTCCGTACGCCCTTAGGGAAGATCCATAATAATGAAGGCTTCATATGGAAAGTCACATCGGTAAGACCCAATGAAGTAGAGCTCGTCAAATTTGTAGGCAAGAGGTTGTATGATAAACCTTATCCGGAAACATTAGAAGACCTGTTCGGTACTGAAGGTCACGTGGAAATTCCCTCAGAAATCTCATACCACCGAAACAAGGATGGCAACATGTATACGGTCACGTCCATTGGGGACAATGTTTTTACTGGGGATGGGGATTCGTATGGGGCTCCAATGAATTGGAGCCCTACAGCTGACCCATTGAAGAGCGTTGATATACCCGATACGGTGACACAGATCGGGGATTGTGCTTTTTGTGGAAATGAGTTGCCCAGTGTTGTTATACCGGCCAGTGTGGAAAGTATCGGGAAAGATGCTTTTTCGGACAACAAATTGACCAGGGTTGAGATACCCGATGGTGTGACCCATATCGGGAATTCTGCTTTTGCACAGAACCGATTGACCAGGGTTGACATATCGGGCAGTGTGGAAAGTATTGGGAACAATGCTTTTGAGAACAACGAATTGACCAGGGTTGAGATACCCGATGGTGTGACCCATATCGGGGATTCTGCTTTTGCACAGAACCTATTGACCGAGGTTGACATATCGGGCAGTGTGACCAGTATTGGGGAACATGCTTTTACGGACAACCGATTGACCAGTGTGACCACACCGGCCAATGTGAGAACTATTGATGGATGGGTCTATGGCCAAAACCAATTGACCGAGGTGACCATATCGGGCAATGTAAGAACCATAGATCTGTATGCTTTTCAGGGGAACCCGGACCTTCACTTGGTGACGGTGGAGGCCGACGATCCCCCATCCCTCCATGAGCTTGCCTTTTCCAATGCGGACCGCGGCCAAATAGACCTTGTGGTGCCCTTTGGCAAGAGACAGGAGTATTTGGACAATGGGTGGCACGGGTTCAGGTCCATCAGCTACGGGATCTTTACGGTTGATAACATCAAATACGGAATTACGACTCGAACCGAGGTAATGGTGGTGGACCATACCGGTACGGACACGGCCGTCACCATCCCCGAAACGGCGGATAACGGCCAGTACATCTACGATGTGACCGCTATCGGGGAAGGTGCTTTTCAAAACAAGGGACTCACCCATGTCGGGATCCCATCCAGTGTCACCAGCATCGGGGAAGGGGCATTCAGTGACAACCAATTGACGGCGGTTACCATACCGGGCGGTGTTGAAAGTATAGGGGGCCGTGCCTTTCATAACAACCCGGGCCTTGGCCTGGTGGAGGTAGGGGCCAATGATCCACCGGTGCTCAATGCCACCGCCTTTGCAAATGCAAACCGTCACCAAATAGACCTTGTGGTGCCCACGGGCAAGAGACAAGATTATCTGGATAATGGTTGGAACGGGTTCAAATCCATCAAGGAAGAGATCGGGGTCTCAATAGATGCTCCCGCCGAAACAGTTAATCTATCGCCCTTTACGGTCACCTTTCGGTTCGATCTGGATGTGACAGGTTTTACGGTGGACGACATTGATCTGGGCGGCAATGCCACGGCAGACCACTTTACGGGCAGCGGTTCCATATATACCGTAGAGGTGACCCCAACATCCTGTAATGGCACCATTGCCATTGATGTCCCTGCAAATGCAGTGGATATGCCCAATTCCACCAATTTGCGGGCAACCGCCACGGTAACAGTGGAAGAGGACCCGGACTACCTGGTGGCCATTGCCCGGGACATTATCGTACAGTTGGATGCCGATGGGCATGCGACCATCTTACCAGAGGATGTGGACAATGGTTCCGCTTATGGCTGTGGCAACACCCCGGAACTGAGTCTTGACAGGGATGCTTTTACCTGTGACGATGTGGGCACTCCTGTAACAGTTACCCTTACCGCGGACCATGGCACGGAAAGCGCTACGACAACCGCCACGGTAACAGTGGAAGAGGATCCGAACTACCTGGTGGCCATTGCAAAGGATATCACCGTTCAGCTGGATGCCGGTGGGCGGGCGACCATCTTGCCAGAGGATGTGGACGATGGTTCGGTTTATGGCTGTGGCAACACCCCGGAACTGAGTCTTGACAGGGATGCTTTTACCTGTGGCGATGTGCGCACTCCCGTAACGGTCATCCTTACTGCAAACCATGGCACGGAAAGCACTACGGCAACCGCTTTGGTGACCGTTGAGGCGGCGACCGGCAGTTGTGGTAAGTCGTCGTCCCTTGTAAATTTCAATAGGGGTTTTTCCCCCAACGGCGATGGCAGCGGCGATACCCTGGTGATCGAGGGCCTTGAAAAATATAGGAACAACGTGTTGAGTATATACGACCTGAGCCAACGCTTGCTGTTCAGCGCGCATTATGGCGGACCGGGCGATGGTTGGGACGGCACCCATGAAGGCGGGACGGTGCCCGTGGGCACCTATGTATGTGTGATAGACTACAACGAACCGGGGCTGGGCCACGAGGCAAAAATGATATATGTCAATTACTGA
- a CDS encoding T9SS type B sorting domain-containing protein — protein MNIVIKYCKPSFFTYITMLCANVIWAQQISLPGGITCNDLSAICVESTGTYRFENNTDPQSDGRIACLFETPAPSWFYFRVGDSGDLIFQINQWEDDNNDGINNDGIGSGLDVDFVAWGPFSSREGNCDDITIDCPTCPNNTVQPNYYINDLDNSNIIDCSYSVFSSETLTIPGAQSGEYYILLITNFQAPTSGLIEIQQTNSGQSSAGAITCFTLEVDGILGPDVDVCDTGNLSTTLDANPNNNPNFADFSWEYDDGTGFVPIPGSNGMDVLSVSSSGSYRVTVTSNLQDSDTDVINVFYRTVPVANSIPPQSICDTDNQMDGFWNFDLESLKATVLNGQSESEFNVTFHSSSNDAASGTNALPLTYTNTAAFQQETVYVRIENSANTACYDTGSFIVEVFPPPPATTLTYEICDNFNATDGFAQFNLATMNSGFLESLDPSQYTVSYHASFADADANIQPLPNAYTNSMATTEIIYVRVENNANAACYSISENILQVIPGADAVELTDLWICENETDYRLDFDLTQKDEEILNGRDPILFDVAYFATQEDANNSTNPISGPYTNLSNPEQIFVAITNTVTGCSNTNASFNIGVYEGAKANEDGELIVYEVCDDFEANDGFYLFDLTLLNEEIYDGQNPDEYGITYHYKVDDALDNINPLPTLYENSGAYAQTIYARVSFTLQPNECYAVSEVPLRVNDLFAAIDLAEYYCASRNDSEQPLVVDTGLSGANYSFEWFYEGIYLPDEIGSSIIPTQEGEYSVMVYGEDPSTVCFGLFSTTIVENLSTLDLAWSTEAFSGNHTIEAKTNGTGDYEYSLDNGPWQEDSIFTDVSIGIHEVQARDKNGCGMISNVILVFEYPLFLTPNGDGNNDTWHVSGLDTQLNPYVYIRDRYGTLLKVLKPDDLGWEGTYNGSDMPSSDYWFNLIYDYPPSGNKKQFQGHFSLKR, from the coding sequence ATGAACATAGTGATTAAATATTGTAAACCTTCTTTTTTTACCTATATAACAATGTTATGTGCCAATGTTATATGGGCACAACAAATTAGTTTACCCGGCGGCATAACTTGTAATGACCTTAGCGCTATTTGTGTAGAAAGTACAGGAACATACCGTTTCGAAAACAATACAGATCCACAGTCGGATGGTCGCATAGCCTGCTTATTTGAAACACCGGCACCATCTTGGTTTTATTTTAGAGTCGGTGATTCAGGTGATTTGATATTTCAAATCAACCAATGGGAAGATGACAATAATGATGGTATTAATAATGATGGTATTGGCTCAGGGCTTGATGTTGATTTTGTAGCGTGGGGACCGTTTAGTTCCAGGGAAGGGAATTGCGATGATATTACTATCGACTGTCCTACCTGTCCTAATAATACAGTTCAGCCAAATTATTATATCAATGATTTGGACAATTCCAACATTATTGATTGCAGTTATTCCGTTTTTTCGTCTGAAACACTTACTATACCCGGCGCACAGTCCGGGGAATATTACATCTTGCTCATAACTAATTTCCAAGCCCCGACTTCGGGACTTATAGAAATACAGCAAACCAATTCGGGACAGTCCTCTGCAGGAGCCATTACTTGCTTTACATTGGAAGTGGACGGCATTTTAGGCCCGGATGTGGATGTATGCGATACTGGCAACCTCTCAACAACCCTTGATGCCAATCCAAACAATAATCCCAATTTTGCAGATTTTAGTTGGGAATATGATGATGGTACGGGGTTTGTTCCTATTCCGGGTTCAAATGGTATGGATGTTTTGAGTGTTTCCAGTTCTGGTAGCTACCGCGTTACCGTTACCAGTAATTTGCAAGACTCTGACACTGATGTTATAAACGTTTTCTATAGAACAGTGCCAGTGGCAAACAGCATCCCGCCACAAAGCATTTGCGATACCGATAATCAGATGGATGGTTTCTGGAATTTTGATTTGGAGTCCCTAAAGGCAACGGTGCTCAATGGGCAATCCGAATCGGAATTTAATGTCACCTTCCACAGCAGTTCCAACGATGCTGCTTCCGGAACCAATGCATTACCCTTGACCTACACCAATACGGCTGCCTTTCAACAAGAAACGGTTTATGTACGTATTGAAAATAGTGCCAATACAGCATGTTATGACACTGGAAGCTTTATCGTTGAAGTATTTCCGCCACCTCCCGCTACAACACTTACCTATGAAATTTGTGATAATTTTAATGCCACGGATGGTTTTGCCCAGTTTAACCTGGCCACTATGAATTCAGGTTTCTTGGAATCCTTGGATCCCTCCCAATATACAGTTTCTTATCACGCCAGTTTTGCCGATGCCGATGCCAATATTCAACCATTGCCCAATGCATATACCAATAGTATGGCCACTACTGAGATTATCTATGTTCGTGTGGAAAACAATGCCAATGCAGCCTGTTATTCCATTTCCGAGAATATCTTACAAGTAATTCCAGGGGCAGATGCCGTGGAATTAACAGATTTATGGATTTGCGAGAATGAAACGGATTATAGGCTTGATTTTGATTTGACCCAAAAAGATGAGGAGATTTTAAATGGCAGGGACCCTATTTTATTTGATGTGGCATATTTTGCCACTCAAGAGGATGCCAACAATTCAACGAATCCTATATCCGGCCCGTATACCAACTTGAGCAATCCAGAACAAATCTTCGTAGCCATTACCAACACCGTTACAGGTTGTTCCAATACCAATGCAAGTTTTAACATTGGCGTTTACGAAGGGGCAAAGGCCAATGAAGATGGTGAATTAATAGTATATGAAGTTTGTGATGATTTTGAAGCTAATGATGGTTTTTACCTGTTTGACCTAACACTATTGAACGAAGAAATTTATGATGGACAAAACCCTGATGAATACGGCATAACATACCACTATAAAGTAGACGACGCCCTAGATAACATAAACCCCCTACCAACTCTTTATGAAAACAGCGGAGCTTATGCGCAAACCATTTATGCTAGGGTAAGTTTTACCTTGCAACCCAATGAATGTTATGCGGTAAGTGAAGTACCTTTACGAGTGAACGATCTATTTGCAGCTATAGATTTGGCTGAGTACTATTGTGCCTCAAGGAACGACTCTGAGCAACCACTGGTCGTGGATACCGGATTATCAGGAGCGAATTACAGCTTTGAATGGTTCTATGAAGGTATCTACCTGCCAGATGAAATAGGGTCTAGCATCATTCCAACCCAAGAGGGTGAATACTCCGTAATGGTATATGGCGAAGATCCGTCAACGGTTTGTTTCGGTTTGTTCAGTACCACAATAGTGGAAAACTTGTCCACACTGGATCTGGCATGGAGTACCGAAGCATTTTCTGGGAATCATACGATTGAAGCTAAGACCAACGGAACGGGTGACTATGAATATAGTTTGGATAACGGCCCTTGGCAAGAGGATAGTATATTTACCGATGTGAGCATTGGCATTCACGAAGTTCAAGCTAGGGATAAAAATGGCTGTGGTATGATAAGTAATGTAATACTGGTATTTGAATATCCTTTATTTCTTACACCTAACGGAGATGGCAACAATGACACTTGGCATGTTTCGGGTTTGGACACACAACTAAATCCCTATGTTTATATTCGCGATAGGTATGGAACACTGTTAAAAGTATTAAAACCTGATGATTTAGGGTGGGAAGGCACCTATAATGGCAGCGATATGCCCAGCTCTGATTATTGGTTTAACTTAATTTATGATTACCCGCCATCCGGCAACAAAAAACAGTTTCAAGGGCATTTTTCTTTAAAACGTTAA
- a CDS encoding polyprenyl synthetase family protein: MEILKAVLTRTKSKIDTTFKNIRFPDSNILESTNEAMYYMLNLGNGGKRIRPAIVLAIAEGFNGNRDQAFEFAKAIEFIHTYTLIIDDIQDDDAIRRNATTCHIKYDVNTATLAASRLFEEGLYPFHKYCENIELFRKLNNQLHKGQCADLNAESWDEDMLSVQHLRFIHSGKTSALIQMAILGGCISSELSEQQTGKLLEYGYYLGLAFQAKDDILSKTETAEALGKPAGDLADENKLTYPSFFGSVENAQTEANKLSEKAMSCLDEFEKENVAVLLELAKFTVQRKR, translated from the coding sequence ATGGAAATACTAAAAGCTGTTCTAACAAGAACTAAGTCAAAAATAGACACAACCTTTAAAAACATAAGATTCCCCGACAGTAACATACTGGAATCCACAAATGAAGCTATGTACTATATGCTAAATTTGGGAAATGGCGGAAAAAGAATAAGACCGGCCATTGTTTTAGCCATTGCAGAGGGATTTAATGGGAATCGGGACCAAGCGTTTGAATTCGCAAAAGCAATAGAATTTATACATACCTATACCTTAATTATTGACGATATCCAGGATGATGATGCTATTAGAAGAAACGCAACAACATGCCATATAAAATATGATGTAAATACGGCAACCCTTGCCGCTTCAAGGCTCTTTGAAGAAGGGTTGTACCCATTTCATAAATATTGCGAAAACATCGAACTTTTTCGAAAACTGAACAATCAACTACATAAAGGCCAATGTGCCGATTTAAATGCCGAATCCTGGGATGAAGACATGTTGTCGGTACAGCATTTACGGTTTATACACTCAGGAAAAACAAGTGCGCTCATTCAAATGGCAATTTTAGGAGGATGTATTTCCAGTGAATTGTCAGAACAGCAAACAGGCAAATTATTGGAATACGGATATTACTTAGGACTGGCATTTCAAGCAAAAGATGACATTCTAAGTAAAACCGAAACAGCTGAAGCATTAGGAAAACCTGCAGGAGACCTAGCAGATGAAAACAAGCTAACCTATCCTTCATTTTTTGGTTCTGTTGAAAACGCCCAAACAGAAGCTAACAAACTATCTGAAAAGGCCATGTCTTGCTTGGATGAGTTTGAAAAAGAAAATGTGGCTGTTCTATTGGAACTTGCAAAATTCACCGTTCAAAGGAAAAGATAA
- a CDS encoding HAD-IA family hydrolase, whose amino-acid sequence MKELPAPEVVTHFTELLNILDCYDTIIFDLGDVLLNWDSIHLTSETKGIDDVRKMVNHPLWQDLEKGLINRELALTMLSCELQTPYTKLKELLELSVASLKVNEPMLEVLKTLHERNKKIYCLSNVDLESFSYLYASFDYWKYFDGIYVSALLQLRKPDEAIFQYLISSASINPKMAVLIDDKSENLRQAASFGISTVKYAKDNIIYTRIEKENNRSLPDINHHVIKKKASGEAYLNGRLRDFPFCKSFVSNGVALIGSEDFSKEIFSTAVILHSYSSLPNDIIASMSCEILNHDGKNKLRWCFYKNEARPENFPDDLDTTSMVLSFLLKNNKLTREEVVPVAEQMISNRNEDGIIQVYFDDNRPRIDAIVAINVLYLMYQIGYGAREELQETKAFVYDFLTTEKYLNGTRYYPAPDVFLFFLSRLVVDFPSKFQKFRRLLIEMLVWRIDCSSFPLEHALRVIALKKLGIVNRADFLKLLDDQLEDGGWPMYGLFIAPRSNTYFGSRELSTAFALEAINVMS is encoded by the coding sequence ATGAAAGAGCTTCCAGCCCCAGAAGTAGTAACCCATTTTACCGAATTATTAAACATTTTAGACTGCTATGACACCATTATTTTTGATTTGGGCGATGTCCTTTTAAATTGGGATTCGATTCATTTAACATCGGAGACAAAAGGAATAGACGATGTAAGGAAAATGGTAAATCACCCACTATGGCAAGATCTGGAAAAAGGTCTGATCAATAGGGAATTGGCACTTACAATGTTAAGTTGCGAGCTTCAAACGCCCTATACTAAGCTAAAAGAATTGCTTGAGTTGAGTGTGGCCAGTTTAAAAGTCAACGAGCCCATGCTGGAAGTGCTTAAAACCTTGCATGAAAGAAATAAAAAAATATACTGTCTTTCCAATGTAGACCTGGAATCGTTCTCATATTTATATGCAAGCTTTGATTATTGGAAGTATTTTGATGGTATATACGTATCCGCTTTGTTGCAACTTAGAAAGCCAGATGAAGCTATTTTTCAATACCTGATCTCAAGCGCCTCCATAAACCCAAAAATGGCGGTTCTTATAGATGACAAATCCGAAAACCTACGGCAGGCGGCAAGCTTTGGAATAAGTACCGTAAAGTATGCAAAAGATAACATTATATATACCCGTATTGAAAAAGAAAACAATAGAAGCCTTCCAGATATAAACCATCATGTAATCAAAAAGAAGGCATCAGGGGAGGCCTATTTAAATGGTCGATTACGCGACTTCCCTTTTTGCAAAAGTTTTGTAAGCAATGGAGTAGCGTTAATAGGGAGTGAAGATTTTTCCAAAGAAATATTTTCCACCGCAGTCATTTTACATTCCTATTCGTCGCTTCCCAATGATATTATAGCATCCATGTCCTGTGAGATTCTTAACCATGATGGAAAAAATAAGCTACGTTGGTGTTTTTATAAAAATGAAGCCAGGCCAGAAAATTTCCCTGATGATTTGGATACTACATCGATGGTATTATCATTTCTGTTAAAGAATAATAAACTCACTAGGGAAGAGGTGGTTCCCGTAGCGGAACAAATGATAAGTAACAGAAATGAAGATGGTATTATTCAGGTGTATTTTGATGATAACAGACCTCGGATAGATGCCATTGTAGCCATAAATGTATTGTATTTAATGTATCAAATTGGATATGGGGCACGAGAAGAACTACAAGAAACTAAGGCTTTCGTATACGACTTTTTAACAACTGAAAAGTACCTTAACGGTACTCGGTATTACCCAGCACCAGATGTATTTTTGTTTTTCCTGTCTAGGTTAGTGGTCGATTTCCCCAGTAAGTTTCAGAAATTTCGTAGACTACTTATAGAAATGCTAGTATGGCGTATTGATTGTTCATCGTTTCCATTAGAACATGCTTTAAGGGTTATAGCGTTAAAAAAATTAGGAATTGTTAATAGGGCCGACTTTTTAAAATTATTGGACGATCAATTGGAAGATGGCGGTTGGCCTATGTACGGGCTTTTTATAGCACCAAGATCTAACACCTATTTCGGAAGTAGGGAACTTAGTACGGCCTTTGCTTTGGAAGCTATAAATGTAATGAGTTAA
- a CDS encoding helix-turn-helix domain-containing protein has protein sequence MVQIIINKQNDELAFRLERFDNLNQFDHLQRKNYYSIILLCGINFNLKVDFSEYQLKGNHMICLSPYQPFMITSDEACSGFLLNFHPDFFCTYRHQNEIETEGVLFGNFHGLPFFKLCEEELFSNLINQISREMDRDYIAQHEVLVAFLKVFLIEAVRQKKKFDEDTVLKFADRQSEILQNLVDAIEGNYTKLHAPQEYADILCTSSKTLAGIVKKYLNQTLTSLITNRIIIAAKRELYLTSKPVKQIAAALGYGDEFYFSRFFKKKVGVSPDTYRKTVGFAKLKDLQADLKKRSID, from the coding sequence ATGGTACAAATTATAATCAATAAACAAAACGATGAATTGGCATTTAGGTTGGAACGATTTGATAACTTAAACCAATTTGATCATTTACAGCGTAAAAATTATTATTCTATTATTCTACTATGCGGTATTAATTTTAATTTAAAAGTAGATTTTTCAGAATATCAGCTCAAAGGAAACCATATGATTTGCTTATCGCCATATCAGCCATTTATGATTACTTCAGATGAAGCTTGCTCTGGGTTTCTATTAAATTTTCATCCCGATTTTTTCTGTACCTATAGGCATCAAAATGAAATAGAAACAGAAGGCGTGCTTTTTGGCAATTTTCATGGCTTACCTTTTTTTAAACTATGTGAAGAAGAACTATTCTCTAACCTCATAAATCAAATTTCCAGGGAAATGGATAGGGATTACATAGCACAACACGAGGTGCTGGTTGCTTTTTTAAAAGTGTTCCTAATTGAAGCCGTGAGACAGAAAAAGAAATTTGATGAAGATACCGTGTTAAAATTTGCCGATAGACAATCAGAAATTTTGCAAAACCTGGTAGATGCTATTGAGGGCAATTACACTAAGCTGCATGCACCTCAAGAATATGCAGATATACTATGTACAAGTTCTAAAACCTTGGCAGGAATAGTAAAAAAATATTTAAATCAAACACTAACATCCTTAATAACCAATAGAATTATTATAGCGGCCAAAAGAGAGCTTTATTTAACGTCCAAACCTGTAAAACAGATAGCGGCGGCATTAGGCTATGGAGATGAATTTTATTTTAGCCGATTTTTTAAAAAGAAAGTTGGAGTATCGCCCGACACCTATAGAAAAACGGTAGGTTTTGCCAAACTAAAAGATTTACAAGCAGATCTTAAAAAAAGGAGCATCGATTAA